The following coding sequences are from one Rutidosis leptorrhynchoides isolate AG116_Rl617_1_P2 chromosome 11, CSIRO_AGI_Rlap_v1, whole genome shotgun sequence window:
- the LOC139876831 gene encoding uncharacterized protein, with the protein MVSKTEESQLQQLENQVENGGGAAAAWDYISLVRKLKLRRSDKVLKHGLTILNDPNKRSALGPDEWTLYEQVAVAALDCQSLEVAKDCIKVLQKKFPESKRVGRLEAMLLEAKGSWVEAEKAYASLLEDNPLDQTISMRRVAMAKARGDILAAIDWLNKYLEIFMADHDAWRELGEIYVSLQMYKQAAFCYEELILSQPMIPLHHLAYADVLYTMGGLENLQTAKKYYASTIELTGGKNTRALYGICLCTCAIGQLSKGRNNEDKEISGLAAAALEKDYKNVSPDKLSLLTSTLKTLKL; encoded by the exons atgGTGAGTAAAACAGAGGAATCTCAATTACAACAACTCGAGAATCAAGTTGAAAACGGTGGTGGTGCTGCTGCTGCTTGGGATTACATCTCTCTTGTTCGTAAGCTTAAACTACGTCGTTCTGATAAAGTCTTGAAACATGGTTTAACCATCTTAAATGACCCCAACAAACGATCTGCTCTTGGCCCTGATG aATGGACTCTATACGAGCAAGTAGCTGTTGCTGCTCTAGACTGTCAATCTCTTGAAGTGGCAAAG GATTGCATAAAGGTTTTACAGAAAAAGTTTCCAGAAAGCAAACGTGTTG GTAGGTTAGAAGCAATGTTGCTTGAAGCAAAGGGGTCGTGGGTTGAAGCCGAAAAAGCTTATGCAAGTCTTCTAGAAGATAATCCACTTGATCAA ACTATTAGTATGAGGAGGGTAGCCATGGCAAAGGCAAGAGGAGATATTTTAGCAGCCATTGATTGGCTGAATAAATATCTCGAGAT ATTTATGGCGGATCATGATGCCTGGAGAGAACTTGGTGAAATATACGTTTCGTTGCAGAT GTATAAACAAGCAGCTTTCTGCTATGAGGAGCTAATCCTATCTCAACCAATGATTCCGCTGCATCACCTGGCTTACGCTGAT GTGCTTTACACAATGGGTGGGCTGGAAAATCTTCAGACGGCTAAGAAATATTACGCCTCCACCATCGAATTGACAGGTGGAAAAAACACCAGAGCACTATATGGAATTTGCCTG TGCACTTGTGCAATTGGACAATTGAGCAAAGGAAGGAACAATGAGGACAAAGAGATTTCGGGATTGGCTGCAGCAGCCTTAGAGAAAGATTACAAGAACGTTTCTCCTGACAAACTTTCTCTGCTCACATCCACCCTTAAAACCTTGaaactttaa
- the LOC139876675 gene encoding urease accessory protein G has translation MASQTHQEHDHYHDHDHHHEHHHDNGSFVGKDGKVYHSHDGLAPHSHEPIYSPGFFNRRAPPLVTRDFNERAFTIGIGGPVGTGKTALMLALCRFLRDKYSLAAVTNDIFTKEDGEFLVKNGALPEERIRAVETGGCPHAAIREDISINLGPLEELSNLYKADILLCESGGDNLAANFSRELADYIIYIIDVSGGDKIPRKGGPGITQADLLVINKTDLAQAVGADLAVMERDALRMRDGGPFVFAQVKHGVGVEEIVQNILQAWEVTTGSKRH, from the exons ATGGCATCACAAACTCATCAAGAACATGATCACTACCATGATCATGATCACCATCATGAACATCATCATGATAATGG GTCATTTGTAGGGAAAGATGGGAAGGTGTACCATAGCCATGATGGATTAGCACCACATTCACATGAACCAATTTACTCACCTGGTTTCTTTAACAGAAGAGCACCTCCACTTGTTACCAGAGATTTTAATGAAAGAGCTTTTACTATTGGTATTGGTGGCCCTGTTGGTACTGG AAAGACTGCTTTAATGTTAGCACTCTGTAGATTTTTGCGTGACAAATATAGTCTTGCTGCG GTTACAAACGATATATTCACAAAAGAGGATGGTGAATTTTTGGTGAAAAATGGAGCGCTCCCGGAAGAAAGGATACGTGCAGTCGAGACAGGAGGCTGCCCACATGCTGCTATTCGGGAAGATATCAGCATTAATCTTGGACCTCTTGAGGAGCTTTCTAATCTTTATAAAGCAGATATTCTTTTGTGTGAATCTGGAGGAG ATAATTTGGCTGCCAACTTCAGTAGGGAACTGGCTGACTACATAATCTATATCATAGATGTTTCTGGTGGTGATAAAATTCCCCGAAAAGGAGGCCCTGGCATTACACAAGCTGACCTTCTC GTTATAAACAAGACTGATCTTGCACAAGCAGTTGGTGCTGATCTGGCAGTCATGGAGCGTGATGCACTTCGAATGCGAGATGGTGGGCCCTTCGTATTTGCTCAG GTGAAACATGGGGTTGGTGTGGAAGAAATAGTACAAAACATTTTGCAAGCTTGGGAAGTTACAACAGGGAGTAAACGTCACTGA